The following nucleotide sequence is from Rhodospirillales bacterium.
CCAGATGTTCAAAATCGCCATTCAGGCGGCAATCGGCGGCAAGATTATCGCGCGGGAAAATGTCTCCGCGCTGCGCAAGGACGTGACCGCGAAATGTTACGGCGGGGACATTACGCGCAAGAAGAAGCTGCTGGAAAAGCAGAAAAAAGGCAAAGCCAAGATGCGCCAATATGGTAATGTAGAAATTCCACAAAGCGCGTTTATCGCCGCGCTGAAAATGGGGGATGAGTGATGAGCGAGCGTTGGAAGCAACGATTTGAAAACTTTGAGAAGGCTTATAGCGTATTGGCTGATGCGCTTGATGCTAATTTCAGTGACCTGTCCGATCTGGAGAAGATGGGATGCATTCAGGCGTTTGAGATTACGTTCGAGCTATCGTGGAAAGTGATGAAAGATTATCTGGTTTACTCAGGAATCAATTTGATCGAGATTAGCCCGCGCAAAGTGATTCAGGAAGCGATGGCAGCAGGGCTTATTCAGGACGGTGATATGTGGATGAGCATGCTTAAAAACCGCAATCTTACATCACACACCTATGATGAATCGCATATTTTGAGCGGTGTTGAGATGATTGAAAGAGATTACTTACCGCATATTACGGCGCTTTATAACTATCTTAAAGGGCGGCATGATGGTTGAGCCGAACCGTTATGAAGACCAGCCTTTCGGCCTGCCGCCGCTGACGATTGACAATATCCGCCGGTTTCTT
It contains:
- a CDS encoding nucleotidyltransferase substrate binding protein produces the protein MSERWKQRFENFEKAYSVLADALDANFSDLSDLEKMGCIQAFEITFELSWKVMKDYLVYSGINLIEISPRKVIQEAMAAGLIQDGDMWMSMLKNRNLTSHTYDESHILSGVEMIERDYLPHITALYNYLKGRHDG